From Polaribacter butkevichii, a single genomic window includes:
- a CDS encoding 2-isopropylmalate synthase has translation MQDNKVQIFDTTLRDGEQVPGCKLDTRQKLVIAERLDLLGVNVIEAGFPVSSPGDFISVSEIAKIVKNASVCGLTRAVENDIKVAAQALEYAKYPRIHTGIGTSDSHIQFKFNSTREKVIERAVKAVSYSKSFVEDVEFYAEDAGRTDNEFLARVCEAVIKAGATVLNIPDTTGYCLPEEYGAKIKYLRENVKGIDNVILSCHCHNDLGMATANSIAGVINGARQIECTINGIGERAGNTALEEVVMVLKQHPYLNLETSINTKLLYDTSIMVRESMGMPVQPNKAIVGANAFAHSSGIHQDGVIKNRETYEIMDPEDVGVTESAIVLTARSGRAALAYRAKKVGYELTKVQLDVAYEAFLNTADKQKEVKDEDIHAIMKEVSKTSKVTTI, from the coding sequence GGGAGCAAGTCCCTGGGTGCAAGTTAGATACAAGACAGAAATTAGTAATTGCTGAGAGATTAGATTTATTAGGTGTTAATGTTATTGAAGCTGGTTTTCCGGTTTCAAGTCCTGGTGATTTTATTTCGGTTTCAGAAATTGCAAAAATTGTAAAAAATGCATCAGTTTGTGGTTTAACCAGAGCTGTAGAAAATGATATTAAAGTGGCGGCACAAGCACTTGAATATGCTAAGTATCCAAGAATCCATACAGGTATTGGTACAAGTGATTCTCATATTCAATTTAAATTTAATTCAACGAGAGAAAAAGTAATAGAACGTGCAGTAAAAGCAGTTTCTTATTCTAAATCTTTTGTAGAAGACGTAGAGTTTTATGCAGAAGATGCCGGTAGAACAGATAATGAGTTTTTAGCAAGAGTTTGCGAAGCAGTTATTAAAGCAGGAGCTACGGTATTAAATATTCCTGATACAACCGGATATTGTTTGCCAGAAGAATATGGGGCTAAAATTAAGTATTTGCGAGAAAACGTAAAAGGAATAGATAATGTTATTCTTTCTTGTCACTGTCATAACGATTTAGGTATGGCAACTGCAAATTCTATTGCAGGTGTTATAAATGGAGCGCGTCAAATAGAGTGTACTATTAACGGTATCGGAGAAAGAGCGGGAAATACAGCTTTAGAAGAAGTAGTAATGGTGTTAAAACAACATCCATATTTAAACCTAGAAACAAGTATTAATACAAAATTATTGTACGATACAAGTATTATGGTTAGAGAAAGTATGGGGATGCCTGTGCAACCAAACAAAGCTATTGTGGGTGCAAATGCATTTGCGCATAGTTCTGGTATTCATCAAGACGGGGTTATAAAAAACAGAGAAACATACGAAATTATGGATCCTGAAGATGTTGGTGTTACAGAAAGTGCTATTGTATTAACGGCAAGAAGCGGTAGAGCTGCTTTAGCGTACAGAGCAAAAAAGGTAGGTTATGAGTTAACAAAAGTACAATTAGATGTTGCTTATGAAGCTTTCTTAAACACTGCCGATAAACAAAAAGAAGTAAAAGACGAGGATATTCATGCAATTATGAAAGAAGTAAGTAAAACCTCTAAAGTTACAACAATATAA